A part of Ptychodera flava strain L36383 chromosome 11, AS_Pfla_20210202, whole genome shotgun sequence genomic DNA contains:
- the LOC139143361 gene encoding uncharacterized protein, which produces MGHGCSSTSTAERTINIKEEASWKTDTGRGRAIPAFSSAADRISHGGSLITVQDFGSDEDDYADIFEYRKPKSKNKAAETRDVDDERAERIEEMISGGAAPKRPVLRRHERSELAAMVGGAAEMSDDEIVDEVAAD; this is translated from the exons ATGGGACATGGATGCTCGAGCACATCAACTGCCGAGAGGACAATTAATATCAAG GAAGAAGCTTCGTGGAAAACAGACACCGGCAGAGGAAGGGCTATACCGGCATTCTCGAGCGCTGCAGATAGGATTAGCCATGGCGGTTCACTAATCACTGTGCAGGATTTTGGAAGTGACGAAGATGATTACGCAGACATCTTCGAGTACAGAAAACCGAAGTCGAAAAACAAGGCCGCCGAGACGAGAGACGTGGACGACGAGAGGGCTGAAAGGATCGAAGAAATGATATCGGGCGGAGCAGCGCCCAAGAGACCGGTTCTGCGACGGCACGAACGATCTGAATTGGCGGCGATGGTCGGTGGTGCCGCCGAAATGAGTGACGACGAGATCGTGGACGAGGTCGCCGCCGACTAA
- the LOC139143362 gene encoding uncharacterized protein PF3D7_1120000-like has protein sequence MGCGSSSSTATDSDNKPKKKGGVEKLDIKKTEIEDLDKTFEEAAEPFNKAVDVKEQFDQVVANFKEVAGYSKEDAIKDVVIGLKNNFPELTIEIEDGPKFVLKLGQPGSDEKVNVVEKLDETWKSINDLLTKIIELVKTAVESSEALIARAQEFEDMVKNAGLSPLKIPKTLKNTVHNVSEFKKVPEIGKAFKQTIEDITEDIKNTVEALKSEP, from the exons ATGGGTTGtggatcatcatcatcaacagcGACCGATTCGGACAAT AAACCAAAAAAGAAGGGAGGTGTTGAAAAGTTGGACATCAAGAAGACCGAAATCGAAGATCTGGACAAGACGTTCGAGGAGGCAGCGGAGCCGTTCAATAAAGCAGTTGACGTGAAGGAGCAGTTTGACCAAGTCGTTGCAAACTTCAAAGAGGTTGCTGGTTATAGTAAAGAAGATGCTATAAAGGATGTCGTGATTGGACTGAAGAACAATTTCC CTGAACTCACGATTGAAATCGAAGACGGACCAAAGTTTGTCCTGAAATTGGGACAGCCGGGCAGCGACGAAAAAGTCAACGTTGTCGAAAAACTCGACGAAACCTGGAAGTCGATCAACGATCTTCTAACAAAGATCATCGAACTCGTGAAGACCGCGGTTGAGTCGTCGGAGGCGCTGATCGCCAGGGCTCAAGAATTTGAGGACATGGTCAAGAACGCCGGCCTCAGTCCGCTGAAGATTCCGAAGACCCTGAAAAATACCGTCCACAACGTCAGTGAGTTCAAGAAGGTCCCGGAAATCGGAAAGGCCTTCAAGCAGACAATAGAGGACATCACCGAAGACATCAAAAATACTGTAGAAGCTCTGAAATCCGAACCATAG